The proteins below come from a single Triticum aestivum cultivar Chinese Spring chromosome 5D, IWGSC CS RefSeq v2.1, whole genome shotgun sequence genomic window:
- the LOC123124787 gene encoding heat shock protein 21, chloroplastic, protein MQASVAGLMSTVVVASCTPMSRSPVLPSSSGTSASRSWRPATATAFPNSLAVKCGRPTSVVLRAHPEKQLPVFSIPPTALLYPVQPPDSKERWDIKEEEKHVKIWLQVPGLSENDLEITAGEDMLEIKRKAGTGAGGREESPVEVHGVGSFHVRLLMTKEYNSEDVTAELKAGMLEITIGKADNRGIKKPVGFGKKTTAQNTPAQDKPSSNNAQGNGASPKNQK, encoded by the exons ATGCAAGCTAGCGTCGCGGGTCTAATGTCGACGGTTGTTGTTGCGTCTTGCACCCCTATGAGTCGCTCGCCCGTTCTGCCGTCTTCTTCCGGCACGTCGGCCAGCCGCTCTTGGAGGCCGGCGACAGCGACGGCGTTCCCTAATTCTCTCGCCGTCAAGTGCGGCCGGCCGACGTCTGTGGTACTCCGCGCTCACCCGGAGAAACAGCTGCCGGTGTTCAGCATCCCCCCCACCG CCCTGCTGTACCCCGTGCAACCGCCGGACAGCAAGGAGCGGTGGGACatcaaggaggaggagaagcaCGTCAAGATATGGCTCCAGGTGCCCGGGCTCTCGGAGAACGACCTCGAGATCACCGCCGGCGAGGACATGCTCGAGATCAAGAGGAAGGCTGGCACCGGGGCCGGCGGCCGCGAGGAGTCGCCGGTGGAGGTGCACGGGGTGGGCTCCTTCCACGTCAGGCTTCTCATGACGAAGGAATACAACAGCGAGGACGTCACCGCGGAGCTCAAGGCCGGGATGCTGGAGATCACCATCGGCAAAGCCGACAACCGTGGCATCAAAAAACCAGTCGGGTTTGGGAAGAAAACCACGGCCCAGAACACGCCAGCCCAAGACAAGCCGAGCTCAAACAATGCCCAAGGTAATGGCGCCTCACCGAAAAATCAGAAGTGA
- the LOC123124788 gene encoding 26.7 kDa heat shock protein, chloroplastic: MSTVISCSLLSGRPAAAPSLSSGNRFPPTTGKATAVALPCFQRQSRPSSVCCASNPKGDQHVPKTDLPPFGISPVALLHPGSPQGERWGIQERADTVSMWFEVPGLSKEDLVVELDEDVLVIRKMKTKAEIEAARADAIASGISKDAAGAAAHDGDMYARLLVPAGYNKETIKAELASGVLKVHIRKVMECARRRINVNIDVK; encoded by the exons ATGTCGACGGTCATCTCTTGCTCCCTCCTGAGCGGCCGTCCGGCGGCCGCACCATCGCTCTCCTCCGGCAATCGGTTTCCACCGACGACGGGGAAGGCTACCGCGGTCGCTCTCCCTTGTTTCCAGCGGCAGTCCAGGCCTTCCTCCGTGTGCTGTGCAAGCAACCCAAAAGGGGATCAGCACGTACCAAAGACGGATTTGCCGCCGTTCGGCATCTCTCCCGTCG CTCTGCTGCACCCCGGGTCGCCGCAGGGGGAGCGGTGGGGGATACAGGAGAGGGCCGACACCGTGAGCATGTGGTTCGAGGTGCCGGGCCTGTCCAAGGAGGACCTCGTCGTGGAGCTGGACGAGGACGTGCTCGTCATACGGAAGATGAAGACCAAGGCGGAGATAGAGGCTGCGAGGGCAGACGCTATCGCCAGCGGGATATCCAAGGACGCGGCCGGAGCGGCAGCGCACGACGGTGACATGTACGCGCGGCTACTCGTCCCGGCGGGCTACAACAAGGAGACCATCAAGGCGGAGCTCGCCTCCGGCGTTCTGAAGGTTCACATTCGTAAAGTCATGGAGTGCGCACGCAGGAGGATCAATGTCAACATCGACGTCAAGTAG